From Musa acuminata AAA Group cultivar baxijiao chromosome BXJ3-8, Cavendish_Baxijiao_AAA, whole genome shotgun sequence, one genomic window encodes:
- the LOC135645729 gene encoding protein ROOT INITIATION DEFECTIVE 3-like — translation MEVVIASSPVDVGIGCWDLRSGSEQLRYRSCSSASRGLFSIVGRYLASSQLRDSPSFASCPIFFWSWDKPQVEVRSFPAEPIGPLVSNSEGTYIMGGGPSGIIYQWEIWSLSEGLLLRSITFPSIIDAIVICPGEHVFYAGGRDGKIYIAALNAECNRNSIHGMFIIGALYDHSKAITCLAFSTDGVTLVSGTEDGIVRVWDTKTKHVTRVLKHAKGPINNVLIVRQPLLRNPISVNRKHLNLSLPPPLSKYVDSTDAEVKTNAIVLLQSPCHDPEEIRFCSSYVMERQIKELQVSYLSMIPIFC, via the exons ATGGAAGTGGTGATCGCCTCCTCCCCGGTCGACGTCGGCATCGGTTGTTGGGACCTACGCTCGGGCTCCGAGCAGCTCCGGTACCGCTCGTGCTCCTCCGCTTCACGTGGCCTCTTCTCCATAGTCGGCCGCTATCTCGCTTCCTCGCAGCTCCGCGATTCCCCTTCCTTCGCCTCTTGCCCCATTTTCTTCTGGTCCTGGGATAAG CCTCAGGTGGAAGTTAGGAGCTTCCCGGCTGAGCCGATTGGACCGCTTGTTTCCAATTCAGAAGGCACTTACATCATGGGAGGAGGACCATCCGGCATCATCTACCAATGGGAG ATATGGAGCCTATCTGAGGGTTTGTTATTGAGGAGCATTACGTTTCCTTCCATAATTGATGCTATTGTAATTTGTCCTGGGGAGCATGTGTTCTATGCTGGTGGTCGAGATGGCAAAATATATATTGCAGCGCTAAATGCTGAATGCAACCGCAATAGCATACACGGGATGTTCATCATTGGTGCCTTATATGATCACAG TAAGGCAATAACATGCCTAGCATTTAGCACGGATGGAGTTACTCTAGTGTCTGGGACTGAAGATGGTATTGTCAGAGTTTGGGATACGAAAACCAAGCATGTTACTCGTGTTTTGAAACATGCGAAAG GTCCTATCAACAATGTTCTTATAGTTAGACAGCCATTACTTCGAAATCCTATATCAGTGAACAGGAAGCATTTGAATTTGTCATTGCCACCCCCACTGAGCAAGTATGTTGATTCTACAGATGCAGAAGTTAAAACTAATGCTATTGTATTGCTTCAGTCTCCTTGCCATGATCCAGAAGAAATAAGATTTTGCAGCTCATATGTGATGGAGAGGCAAATAAAAGAGCTTCAGGTATCTTACTTATCTATGATACCCATTTTCTGCTGA